A single window of Ferroacidibacillus organovorans DNA harbors:
- a CDS encoding aldehyde dehydrogenase family protein yields the protein MGSMQQTTSPLNLSNLVNRNAHFIGGAWEPSTSGAIDVINPANGEVVGRVPNGGAAQAAKAIEAAHRAQREWAARTPAQRAVFMHAWAARIRDNADHLARILTSEQGKPLSESLEEAEGVAMFIEWYAEEGKRAYGETIPALARNKRILVIPQPVGVTALITPWNYPGTMIARKGAPALAAGCTVVLKPASQTPLTAVALVALAQEAGFPAGVINLVTGKASEIGEEFMTNAQVRKVSFTGSTEVGKLLIRASAEQVKRLSLELGGNAPFIVFPDADLDAAVAAAVGNKFENCGQMCNGINVMYVHEDIAQRFSRMVAQKVASLKVGNGLEEGVQLGPVIDHRAVAFVDKLVQEAVQQGAKVEVGGSCLTATPYQKGSFYSPTVLTGVTTEMRIAQEEVFGPVAPIVTFSSEEEVLALANATPFGLAAYVFTKDVRRVFEVSEQLEFGMVGVNSASLSVPQAPFGGIKQSGQGREGGHHGLEEFMEIKYISLTL from the coding sequence ATGGGATCTATGCAACAGACAACAAGTCCATTGAATCTATCGAATCTCGTCAACCGCAATGCGCATTTTATCGGTGGGGCGTGGGAACCGTCAACAAGCGGAGCGATCGACGTCATCAACCCCGCAAACGGCGAGGTAGTCGGCCGCGTACCGAACGGGGGCGCGGCGCAGGCCGCAAAAGCCATTGAAGCCGCCCATCGGGCACAGCGTGAATGGGCTGCCAGGACACCTGCGCAACGGGCAGTCTTCATGCACGCCTGGGCCGCGCGTATCCGCGACAACGCTGATCACCTCGCACGAATTCTCACAAGTGAGCAAGGCAAACCCCTGTCAGAGTCTCTCGAAGAAGCGGAAGGCGTAGCGATGTTCATCGAGTGGTATGCGGAGGAAGGCAAGCGAGCTTATGGAGAAACCATTCCAGCGCTCGCGCGCAATAAGCGAATTCTTGTTATTCCGCAGCCCGTCGGCGTCACGGCCCTCATCACGCCGTGGAATTACCCAGGAACGATGATCGCGCGCAAAGGGGCGCCGGCGCTCGCCGCAGGCTGCACGGTCGTACTGAAGCCGGCCAGCCAGACGCCACTTACTGCCGTGGCGCTCGTCGCACTTGCACAGGAGGCAGGCTTTCCTGCAGGGGTCATCAACCTGGTAACGGGAAAAGCGAGCGAGATTGGCGAAGAGTTTATGACAAACGCCCAGGTGCGCAAGGTGTCATTCACGGGATCAACCGAAGTCGGCAAGCTGCTCATCCGCGCATCCGCAGAGCAGGTCAAGCGTCTGTCGCTTGAGCTCGGCGGTAATGCACCCTTCATCGTCTTTCCGGACGCCGACCTCGATGCCGCGGTCGCGGCCGCAGTCGGCAACAAGTTTGAAAACTGTGGACAGATGTGCAATGGAATCAATGTGATGTACGTGCACGAGGATATTGCGCAACGCTTCTCAAGGATGGTGGCGCAAAAAGTGGCTAGCCTCAAGGTCGGCAACGGTCTGGAAGAGGGCGTTCAACTCGGACCCGTAATCGACCACCGAGCCGTGGCGTTCGTCGACAAGTTGGTTCAGGAAGCTGTGCAACAGGGCGCCAAAGTAGAAGTCGGCGGCAGTTGTCTGACCGCAACGCCGTACCAGAAAGGATCGTTTTACTCACCCACGGTCTTGACCGGCGTCACGACGGAAATGCGAATCGCGCAGGAAGAAGTATTCGGACCCGTCGCACCCATCGTCACTTTTTCGTCAGAGGAAGAAGTGCTCGCCCTGGCAAATGCCACCCCGTTTGGACTCGCCGCCTACGTATTTACCAAAGATGTCCGACGCGTATTCGAAGTATCCGAGCAGCTTGAATTCGGTATGGTCGGCGTCAACAGTGCCTCGCTTAGTGTACCGCAGGCGCCGTTCGGCGGGATCAAGCAGAGCGGTCAAGGCCGGGAAGGCGGTCACCACGGTCTCGAAGAGTTTATGGAGATTAAGTACATCTCGCTCACACTTTGA